A single region of the Vagococcus teuberi genome encodes:
- a CDS encoding DUF3796 domain-containing protein, whose translation MKKELTNKSWLIGFLGCIGVLGVKGEPNFLLFFSFFSGFQYIWLYKLGTMYDERLIANKNKAAGIALKIALIFGLISNLAISFLFTDYEILYRWTLGIFSFTFAIGLNSWAYLTYKYDKED comes from the coding sequence ATGAAGAAAGAACTAACAAATAAAAGTTGGTTAATTGGTTTTTTAGGCTGTATAGGTGTATTAGGGGTTAAGGGAGAACCAAACTTCTTACTGTTCTTTTCATTTTTTTCAGGGTTTCAATATATTTGGCTATACAAATTAGGGACAATGTATGATGAAAGACTGATCGCAAATAAAAACAAAGCAGCAGGGATTGCTCTAAAAATAGCTTTAATATTTGGATTAATTTCGAATTTAGCAATCAGTTTTTTATTTACTGATTACGAAATTCTATATAGATGGACTCTTGGAATCTTTTCATTTACCTTTGCTATTGGTCTAAATAGTTGGGCTTATCTCACTTATAAGTATGATAAGGAGGACTAA
- a CDS encoding helix-turn-helix transcriptional regulator, producing MASFESHVKKYRLLKDMTQDELATAVGIRRETIGRLEQAKYNPSLELAVNISRVLDVPIETLFEFDR from the coding sequence ATGGCATCTTTTGAGTCACATGTGAAAAAATACCGCCTATTAAAAGACATGACACAAGATGAATTAGCAACAGCTGTTGGCATACGCCGGGAAACGATAGGAAGGCTAGAGCAAGCAAAGTACAACCCATCTCTTGAACTCGCTGTTAATATTTCAAGAGTCTTAGATGTTCCAATCGAAACATTATTTGAATTTGACAGATAA
- a CDS encoding FAD-dependent oxidoreductase, with translation MRIVLFFSIIIDLNSFFVKGHEYLSDSSDFLIQKELPKKALFIGAGIISFAFTTIAKAFGCDVTVLQHDELVLKNFDQEFVSVLIEINKKRGVSFFFNDEIERISSYSSIR, from the coding sequence ATGAGAATCGTTTTATTTTTTTCTATAATCATCGATTTAAACTCTTTCTTTGTGAAGGGACATGAATATTTATCTGATAGTTCAGATTTTTTAATACAGAAAGAGTTACCTAAAAAAGCGTTATTTATTGGTGCTGGGATTATCTCTTTTGCTTTTACGACAATTGCTAAAGCATTTGGATGCGACGTCACCGTGTTGCAGCATGATGAATTAGTTTTGAAAAATTTTGATCAGGAATTCGTCAGTGTATTGATTGAAATAAATAAAAAACGTGGTGTGTCTTTTTTCTTTAATGATGAAATTGAACGGATATCATCATACTCTTCAATTAGATAA
- a CDS encoding heavy metal translocating P-type ATPase: protein MSNNQNMHDMRHDSMKHTDHDMSHMSMDHSKMDMSNHQMAGMDHSMHMGNFKKKFFVSLILAIPIILLSPMMGMTLPIQISFTGSEWIVMVLSTILFFYGGQPFLSGARMELSQKQPAMMTLIAMGISVSYFYSLYGFIMNLVNPTTHVMNFFWELATLIVVMLLGHWIEMNAVSNASNSLKKIAALLPDNVTRITQSGKEEQVSLSDVHINDQLIVRSGDKIPADGTVIKGNTMVNEFMITGESQGIVKNIDDKVIGGTINGNGTIEIKVTGTGKSGYISKVMDMVQQAQNEKIPLESLSDKVAKWLFYVALGSGIISFIIWLIISKDVGIAFERMVTVLVIACPHALGLAIPLVIARSTSLAAQNGLLLKNKKALEATNHIDYVFLDKTGTLTQGQFAVTGFNMISDQLSENEALKIIGALEKNANHPIATGIMDYINQKQLTPYDSSDTQAISGVGVTALVNGKTAKIVNEKGLTDVSTQFNPSIKKEYQEQGNTLSFLIYDGSLIAMMALGDTIKPESKEFIAKLKEQGITPVMLTGDNQQAAEAVAKYLGLDHYYSDLLPGDKEKIVKEYVNKGDNVMMVGDGVNDAPSLISATVGVAIGAGTDVAIDSADIVLTNSNPEDVLKLLNLAKHTRRKMIQNLWWGAGYNIAAIPLAAGVLAPMGILLNPAVGAILMSLSTVIVAINALTLRIGKE, encoded by the coding sequence ATGTCTAACAATCAAAATATGCATGATATGCGACATGATTCTATGAAGCATACTGATCACGATATGTCACATATGTCAATGGATCATTCTAAGATGGATATGAGTAATCATCAAATGGCAGGTATGGATCACTCCATGCATATGGGAAATTTTAAAAAGAAATTTTTTGTTTCTCTTATTTTAGCTATCCCTATTATATTATTATCACCTATGATGGGAATGACACTTCCAATTCAAATTAGCTTTACTGGTTCTGAGTGGATTGTCATGGTTTTATCAACTATCTTATTTTTCTACGGTGGCCAACCATTTTTAAGTGGAGCACGTATGGAATTAAGTCAAAAGCAACCAGCAATGATGACACTCATCGCCATGGGGATATCGGTTTCTTATTTTTATAGTTTATATGGGTTTATCATGAATCTTGTTAATCCAACTACTCATGTCATGAACTTTTTCTGGGAGCTTGCGACGTTAATTGTCGTTATGCTACTCGGTCATTGGATTGAAATGAATGCAGTAAGTAACGCCAGCAACTCATTAAAAAAAATTGCGGCATTATTACCAGATAATGTCACAAGAATCACACAATCAGGAAAAGAAGAACAAGTCTCTTTATCTGATGTTCATATTAATGACCAATTGATTGTACGCAGTGGGGATAAAATTCCAGCAGATGGAACGGTTATTAAGGGGAATACCATGGTCAACGAATTTATGATTACAGGTGAATCACAAGGTATTGTAAAAAACATCGATGACAAAGTAATCGGCGGGACCATTAATGGAAATGGAACAATTGAAATAAAAGTGACTGGCACTGGAAAATCCGGCTATATTTCAAAAGTGATGGACATGGTACAACAAGCTCAAAACGAAAAAATTCCACTAGAATCTTTATCAGATAAGGTAGCTAAATGGTTGTTTTATGTGGCATTAGGTAGTGGAATCATTAGTTTTATCATTTGGCTTATCATTAGTAAAGATGTTGGGATAGCATTTGAGCGTATGGTAACAGTTTTAGTTATTGCCTGCCCACATGCACTTGGTTTAGCCATTCCTTTGGTTATTGCTCGTTCAACTTCTCTTGCTGCTCAAAATGGTTTATTATTAAAAAATAAAAAAGCACTTGAAGCAACTAACCATATTGACTATGTTTTCTTAGATAAAACAGGCACCTTAACTCAAGGGCAGTTTGCTGTAACTGGTTTTAACATGATTTCTGATCAGCTATCTGAAAACGAGGCATTAAAAATTATAGGGGCGCTAGAAAAAAATGCTAACCACCCTATCGCTACAGGTATCATGGATTATATTAATCAAAAACAATTGACGCCTTATGATTCATCAGATACTCAAGCTATTTCTGGTGTTGGAGTTACTGCTTTAGTCAATGGAAAAACAGCAAAAATAGTAAATGAAAAAGGATTAACGGATGTGTCTACTCAATTTAATCCTTCAATAAAAAAAGAGTACCAAGAACAAGGAAATACATTGAGTTTCCTAATATATGATGGCTCACTTATTGCCATGATGGCTCTTGGCGATACCATTAAGCCTGAATCTAAAGAGTTTATTGCTAAATTAAAAGAGCAAGGTATCACGCCTGTTATGTTAACTGGTGATAACCAACAAGCAGCTGAAGCAGTTGCTAAATATCTTGGACTTGATCATTATTATAGTGATTTATTGCCAGGTGATAAAGAAAAAATTGTGAAAGAATACGTTAATAAAGGTGACAACGTGATGATGGTAGGCGACGGAGTGAATGATGCTCCTAGTTTGATTAGTGCAACAGTTGGTGTGGCTATTGGTGCTGGAACTGACGTGGCTATTGATTCAGCCGATATTGTTTTAACTAATAGTAATCCTGAAGACGTATTAAAATTACTTAACTTGGCTAAGCACACTCGACGTAAAATGATTCAAAATTTATGGTGGGGAGCAGGTTATAATATTGCGGCTATTCCATTAGCTGCTGGAGTCCTTGCTCCAATGGGCATTTTACTAAACCCAGCTGTCGGTGCTATTTTGATGTCATTGAGTACGGTTATTGTCGCTATCAATGCTTTAACGTTACGGATTGGAAAAGAATAA
- a CDS encoding choloylglycine hydrolase family protein, whose product MCTSITLQSEDKINFLARTMDFGFELNGLPIVIPRNYASTFHFEGTSKTTYAFVGTGQKIGRDYMFADGVNEKGLAIAELYYLNEASYQTSPVEGKINLTQDEFLTWVLGHVASIDELKEVIKQVEMIGVSNPLLSVMSPLHFIVSDKTGKCVVIETNNETLTIKDNPVGVMTNSPTLEWHLTNLNNYLFIKPTNYQPKKFEDYTIKPFGQGSGTYGLPGGLTSPERFVRATYMKTYAEKGKNESQALNSIFHILNTVTIPKGVNIEDDGHYDYTQYRAAFNLNSATYYFNPYYTQEVFSVELTEDLCSKDDATVFSVSQDFSITKLN is encoded by the coding sequence ATGTGCACAAGTATAACATTACAATCAGAAGATAAAATAAACTTTTTGGCTCGTACCATGGATTTTGGATTTGAATTAAATGGATTACCGATCGTTATACCAAGAAATTATGCATCAACCTTTCATTTTGAAGGTACTTCAAAAACAACCTATGCTTTTGTTGGGACAGGGCAAAAAATCGGTCGTGATTACATGTTTGCTGATGGGGTGAATGAAAAAGGACTTGCTATTGCAGAACTTTATTATCTTAATGAGGCATCTTATCAAACCAGTCCTGTTGAAGGGAAAATTAATTTAACTCAAGACGAATTTTTAACATGGGTACTTGGACATGTTGCAAGCATTGATGAATTAAAAGAAGTCATAAAGCAAGTAGAGATGATTGGAGTAAGCAACCCCTTATTATCTGTTATGTCACCACTACATTTTATCGTGTCAGATAAAACCGGAAAATGCGTTGTGATAGAAACAAATAATGAGACGCTAACCATCAAAGATAATCCAGTTGGAGTCATGACAAATAGTCCAACACTTGAATGGCATTTAACGAATTTAAATAATTATTTATTTATCAAACCAACAAATTATCAACCAAAAAAATTTGAAGACTATACCATTAAACCTTTTGGACAAGGATCAGGAACATATGGTTTACCAGGTGGCTTAACATCACCAGAGCGATTTGTGCGTGCAACTTATATGAAAACATACGCAGAAAAAGGAAAAAATGAATCCCAAGCTCTAAATAGCATCTTTCACATTTTAAACACTGTGACCATTCCTAAAGGAGTAAACATTGAAGACGATGGTCACTATGATTATACGCAATATCGTGCGGCATTTAACTTAAATAGTGCCACTTATTACTTTAATCCATATTATACACAGGAAGTATTTTCAGTAGAACTGACGGAAGATTTGTGCTCAAAAGATGATGCTACTGTATTTTCAGTATCACAAGATTTTTCTATCACAAAATTAAACTAA
- a CDS encoding tyrosine-type recombinase/integrase, with protein sequence MSYNVQPLRSQTEIDDFLFWLRRTNYPERDTFLFIFGINNGLRMSDIVKLKVRDIKYEKRPIIIERKTGKRKVLYLDNLQDVIAEYIEGKEDDEWLFPSRQQGGHIKVNTVYKQYQKIADNLGRKDIGTHSLRKTFGYHYYRKTRDIATLMEIFNHSSEKVTKRYIGITTDEIGNTLADFRLGI encoded by the coding sequence ATGTCGTACAATGTCCAACCGCTACGCAGTCAAACTGAGATAGATGATTTTTTATTTTGGCTTAGAAGAACAAACTATCCAGAACGCGATACCTTTCTATTTATTTTTGGGATTAACAATGGACTGAGGATGTCGGATATTGTGAAACTAAAAGTCCGAGATATCAAATATGAAAAACGACCGATTATCATTGAGCGTAAAACCGGCAAACGAAAAGTCTTGTATTTGGATAATTTGCAAGATGTTATTGCCGAATACATCGAGGGAAAAGAGGATGATGAGTGGTTATTCCCTAGTCGCCAGCAAGGTGGACATATAAAAGTTAATACAGTCTATAAGCAATACCAAAAAATTGCCGATAATTTAGGAAGAAAAGATATTGGCACTCACTCTCTTAGAAAAACATTTGGTTATCATTATTACCGAAAAACACGAGATATTGCAACATTAATGGAAATATTTAATCATAGTTCTGAAAAAGTGACGAAACGATATATTGGCATAACAACAGATGAAATTGGCAATACGTTAGCAGATTTCAGATTAGGAATATAA
- a CDS encoding GNAT family N-acetyltransferase translates to MRLINLEDVTIETIKSFKDSFKYEKETIHGSHQLQQANDLHKWMKEIIRLKEKNYQQAVQTSHFALITDDNVMIGISDVKHHLTSYLQKEGGHISYTISPNYQGQGFGTALLKETLKEAQKIGLTSIHLTVKETNEASQKIIEKNNGRKIREIKVNHYNVWHYQINIDYNNNIM, encoded by the coding sequence ATGAGATTAATCAATTTAGAGGATGTTACTATTGAAACAATCAAATCATTTAAAGATTCTTTTAAATATGAAAAAGAAACCATTCATGGATCACATCAACTTCAACAAGCGAATGATTTGCATAAGTGGATGAAGGAAATCATTCGCTTAAAAGAAAAAAATTATCAGCAAGCAGTTCAAACTAGTCACTTTGCCTTAATCACAGATGATAATGTAATGATTGGCATATCTGATGTCAAACATCATTTAACATCTTACCTTCAAAAAGAGGGAGGACATATTAGCTACACAATTTCACCCAATTACCAAGGACAGGGATTTGGCACAGCTCTTTTAAAGGAAACATTAAAAGAGGCTCAAAAAATTGGACTAACCTCCATTCATCTAACAGTCAAAGAAACAAATGAGGCTTCTCAAAAGATTATTGAAAAAAATAACGGAAGAAAGATAAGAGAAATAAAAGTGAACCACTATAATGTGTGGCATTATCAAATCAATATAGATTACAATAATAATATTATGTAA
- the aroE gene encoding shikimate dehydrogenase, which yields MTCIEVNGRTRLAGFFASPAKHSLSPTLHTSSFEAAGINAVYLAFDIAPDKLKDAITSIRTFNMMGVNLSMPHKVNALCYMDELSKSAQLIGAINTIVHTNDKLIGHNTDGFGFMESLRVNNLPIKNQTMTILGAGGAATAILVQAALDGFSTIHVFSRRGKRYDEMEKKIEKLSDSVSCKITLTDLYHTDALKEAITRSHILVNSTSVGMINDESLIEDESLLRKDLVVYDVIYNPRKTKLLKQAEKKGCQTINGLDMLLYQGAKAFNLWTNQDMPIEKVKHIIEKA from the coding sequence ATGACATGTATTGAAGTAAATGGACGTACAAGACTTGCCGGATTTTTTGCCAGTCCAGCAAAACATAGTTTATCGCCAACTTTACACACGTCTTCATTTGAAGCAGCTGGAATCAACGCCGTTTATCTTGCGTTTGATATAGCACCAGATAAACTAAAAGATGCCATCACATCTATTCGAACGTTTAACATGATGGGTGTTAACTTATCCATGCCACATAAGGTAAACGCGTTGTGTTATATGGATGAGTTATCTAAATCAGCTCAACTGATTGGGGCGATTAATACAATTGTTCATACAAATGACAAGTTGATTGGACACAACACAGATGGATTTGGTTTCATGGAAAGTTTACGTGTAAATAATTTGCCAATAAAGAATCAGACGATGACCATACTAGGTGCAGGTGGAGCGGCAACAGCTATTTTAGTCCAAGCAGCACTTGATGGATTTAGTACCATTCATGTATTCAGTCGTCGTGGTAAACGGTATGACGAGATGGAAAAAAAGATTGAGAAACTATCTGATAGTGTTTCTTGTAAGATAACTTTAACTGATTTGTATCATACAGATGCTTTAAAAGAAGCAATTACTAGATCGCATATACTCGTTAACTCAACCAGTGTTGGCATGATTAATGATGAGTCTTTAATTGAGGATGAGTCACTATTACGAAAAGACTTGGTTGTCTATGACGTGATTTATAACCCAAGAAAAACCAAACTATTAAAACAAGCAGAGAAAAAAGGCTGCCAAACCATTAATGGGCTTGATATGTTATTGTATCAAGGAGCAAAGGCGTTTAATCTATGGACAAACCAAGATATGCCTATTGAAAAAGTAAAACACATAATAGAAAAAGCATAA
- the aroF gene encoding 3-deoxy-7-phosphoheptulonate synthase, translating to MIVIMKLGATSEQINQVVKRIEESNLEVQVNTGEEQVVLGIKGDTRNIQDIAFNSYDGVDKTVRITNTYKLTSREFHPDNTVVDVDGLKIGDGSFVTMAGPCSIEGLDQIRETARIAKAGGASILRGGAFKPRTSPYAFQGLEEEGLKYIRQAADEFDMKVITEVMDEAHIDMVVEYSDILQIGARNMQNYKLLSAVGQTGKPIGLKRGIAGTIDEWLNAAEYIAVSGKSDVIFIERGIRTYETATRNTFDLSAIPLIKKLSHFPIIADPSHGTGVWDLVTPMARASVAAGADGMIVEIHPDPANAWSDGQQSLNEKNYLRMMDEVNVLVKAMEEIKSL from the coding sequence ATGATCGTTATTATGAAATTAGGTGCAACAAGTGAGCAAATTAATCAAGTTGTAAAAAGAATTGAAGAAAGTAATTTAGAAGTTCAAGTAAACACTGGTGAAGAACAAGTCGTTTTAGGAATTAAAGGTGATACACGAAATATTCAAGATATTGCGTTCAACAGTTATGATGGGGTAGATAAAACTGTTCGTATTACCAACACATATAAACTAACTTCTCGTGAATTTCATCCAGATAACACAGTAGTTGATGTTGATGGGTTAAAAATTGGTGATGGAAGTTTCGTTACAATGGCTGGTCCATGTTCAATAGAAGGATTAGACCAAATTCGTGAAACTGCTCGTATCGCAAAAGCTGGTGGTGCATCTATCTTACGTGGTGGCGCGTTCAAACCTCGTACTTCTCCATACGCTTTCCAAGGCTTGGAAGAAGAAGGATTAAAATACATTAGACAAGCAGCTGATGAGTTTGATATGAAAGTTATTACAGAAGTGATGGATGAAGCTCATATTGATATGGTTGTTGAATACTCTGACATTTTACAAATTGGTGCTAGAAACATGCAAAACTACAAATTACTTAGCGCTGTGGGACAAACTGGTAAACCAATTGGCTTAAAACGTGGGATTGCTGGAACGATTGATGAGTGGTTAAATGCTGCGGAGTACATCGCTGTTTCTGGGAAAAGTGATGTTATCTTTATCGAGCGTGGTATCCGTACTTACGAAACAGCAACAAGAAACACATTTGATTTAAGTGCCATTCCTCTTATAAAAAAATTAAGCCACTTCCCTATTATTGCTGACCCTAGTCATGGTACTGGTGTATGGGATTTAGTGACACCAATGGCAAGAGCTAGTGTCGCTGCAGGAGCTGATGGCATGATTGTTGAAATTCATCCAGATCCAGCAAACGCTTGGTCAGACGGACAACAATCATTAAATGAAAAAAATTACTTACGAATGATGGACGAAGTCAATGTGTTAGTTAAAGCAATGGAAGAAATTAAATCACTATAA
- the aroB gene encoding 3-dehydroquinate synthase, with protein sequence MIEVNLPNHHYKIEVQRGLLKSCGQWVANIWRPQRVAIITDETVAELYGDDVADNLVDHGFDITMLVVPPGEESKSLEKATYLYDALADNGFTRSDGVIALGGGVIGDLAGFVASTYMRGLHFLQIPTTLLAQVDSSIGGKTAVNTKKAKNLVGTFAQPDGVLIDPNVLKTLEMRRVREGIAEIIKSAAIADKQLWDYLGTLKNEEDLLNHAEEVIHASLEVKRHVVEEDEFDHGSRLTLNFGHTIGHAIEKTSGYGVISHGEGVSLGMVMISTPAEAFNQSPRGITEELITMLTKFNLPTSIALNRETIFEAITHDKKARGNTLKIILLKQIGQAKIVDIPIEQMKDYII encoded by the coding sequence ATGATTGAAGTAAATTTACCAAATCACCATTATAAAATTGAGGTTCAACGAGGTCTTTTAAAGTCTTGTGGGCAATGGGTGGCAAATATTTGGCGACCACAACGAGTAGCGATTATCACAGATGAAACTGTCGCAGAACTCTATGGTGATGATGTGGCTGATAATTTAGTTGACCACGGCTTTGACATTACCATGCTTGTTGTCCCACCAGGGGAAGAAAGCAAATCACTAGAAAAAGCCACATATTTATATGATGCGCTAGCTGATAATGGCTTTACACGGAGTGATGGAGTTATTGCCTTAGGTGGAGGTGTCATTGGGGATTTAGCAGGATTTGTGGCCTCAACTTATATGAGAGGACTGCACTTTCTACAAATTCCAACCACTCTTTTAGCCCAAGTTGATTCTAGTATTGGTGGAAAGACTGCTGTTAATACCAAAAAAGCGAAAAACCTTGTTGGAACGTTCGCTCAACCTGATGGCGTCTTAATTGACCCAAATGTGTTAAAGACATTGGAGATGAGACGTGTCAGAGAAGGTATCGCCGAAATCATCAAATCAGCTGCCATTGCAGATAAACAGCTTTGGGATTACTTAGGAACACTAAAAAATGAAGAAGATTTACTCAATCATGCAGAAGAAGTCATTCATGCGTCTTTAGAAGTAAAACGTCATGTTGTGGAAGAAGATGAATTTGATCATGGTAGTCGACTAACACTTAACTTTGGTCATACAATTGGTCATGCGATTGAAAAAACATCTGGTTATGGTGTGATTAGTCATGGTGAAGGGGTTAGCTTAGGTATGGTCATGATTTCGACTCCTGCCGAAGCGTTCAACCAATCACCTAGAGGCATTACCGAAGAATTAATTACCATGTTGACGAAATTTAATTTGCCAACAAGTATCGCGTTAAATCGTGAGACAATTTTTGAAGCCATTACGCATGATAAAAAAGCACGTGGGAACACACTAAAAATAATATTATTAAAACAAATTGGCCAAGCCAAAATCGTAGATATACCGATTGAACAAATGAAAGATTACATTATTTAG